Proteins encoded by one window of Superficieibacter sp. HKU1:
- a CDS encoding hydrolase codes for MAQISSEQSLVGQDDTYTFHPMPGARNPHLQTMLPRLLRRRVQFTPVWQRLDLPDGDFVDLAWSEDPQQARHKPRLVVFHGLEGSLHSPYAHGLIHAAKARGWLGVVMHFRGCSGEPNRLNRIYHSGETEDGTWFLHWLQREFGNVPTAAVGYSLGGNMLACLLAKEGGNAPLDAAAIVSAPFVLEACSYHMEKGFSRVYQRYLLNLLKGNATRKLKAYPGTLPIELAQLKQVRRLREFDDLITARIHGFADAIDYYRQCSAMPLLNQIAKPTLIIHAKDDPFMDHHVIPDPDTLPPQVEYQLTEHGGHVGFVGGTLRRPQMWLEKRIPDWLTTYLGA; via the coding sequence ATGGCTCAAATTTCATCTGAACAATCGCTCGTCGGGCAAGACGATACGTACACTTTTCACCCCATGCCCGGGGCGCGGAATCCGCATCTGCAGACTATGCTGCCGCGCCTGCTGCGTCGCCGGGTGCAGTTCACACCGGTATGGCAACGGCTCGACTTGCCGGACGGTGATTTCGTCGATCTGGCCTGGAGTGAAGATCCGCAGCAGGCCAGGCATAAGCCCCGGCTGGTGGTTTTTCACGGGCTGGAGGGCAGCCTGCACAGCCCCTACGCGCATGGGTTGATCCACGCGGCGAAAGCGCGCGGCTGGCTTGGCGTCGTCATGCATTTCCGCGGCTGTAGCGGTGAGCCAAATCGTCTGAACCGTATCTATCACTCAGGAGAAACCGAGGACGGCACCTGGTTTTTACACTGGCTGCAGCGCGAGTTCGGCAACGTCCCCACCGCAGCGGTGGGGTACTCGCTGGGGGGTAACATGCTGGCGTGCCTGCTGGCAAAAGAAGGCGGCAACGCACCGCTCGACGCGGCGGCGATTGTCTCCGCCCCCTTTGTGCTGGAAGCGTGCAGTTATCACATGGAGAAAGGCTTTTCCCGCGTCTATCAGCGCTATCTGCTCAACCTGCTGAAAGGGAATGCGACCCGCAAACTGAAGGCGTACCCCGGCACGCTACCCATTGAACTGGCCCAGCTCAAGCAGGTCCGCCGCCTGCGTGAGTTTGACGATTTGATCACCGCCCGTATTCATGGTTTTGCCGATGCTATCGACTATTATCGGCAGTGCAGCGCGATGCCGTTGCTCAATCAGATCGCCAAACCGACGCTGATCATCCATGCTAAAGACGATCCGTTTATGGATCATCACGTTATTCCCGATCCCGACACCTTACCGCCACAGGTAGAGTATCAGCTCACCGAGCATGGCGGGCACGTCGGATTTGTGGGCGGCACGCTGCGGCGTCCGCAAATGTGGCTGGAAAAACGCATTCCCGACTGGCTGACAACTTACCTCGGAGCCTAA
- the prs gene encoding ribose-phosphate diphosphokinase — protein MEKRLQLFIDNQEIALTTGIFPDGAVWLKVTGKLPESAQLMRVRAAAMRDMNDFMLLAQLVDAVCHVTDVLVSHLELPWLPWARQDRHMVAGDSFALKVFARQLNTLGFDKVKVLDPHSDAAGAAIDNFVAIPQEVCLLHSPTLARQFQQQALMLVAPDAGALKKIDAVARATGASEYAVLTKKRDVASGNLTGFALVSGDVKGRDVLIVDDLCDAGGTFIGSAQVLRDAGARSVSLYVTHGIFSKGVENLLSNGIDAIYTTTSFTSPALAHPNLELIDIAAIYGA, from the coding sequence ATGGAAAAACGGTTGCAGTTATTCATTGATAATCAAGAGATTGCCTTAACAACCGGCATTTTCCCAGACGGAGCGGTATGGCTGAAGGTGACAGGCAAACTGCCAGAAAGCGCGCAGCTGATGCGTGTTCGTGCCGCCGCCATGCGTGATATGAATGATTTCATGTTGCTGGCTCAATTGGTTGATGCCGTATGCCATGTTACCGATGTGCTGGTCAGCCACCTTGAGCTTCCGTGGCTCCCGTGGGCCCGTCAGGACCGTCATATGGTGGCGGGCGACAGCTTTGCCCTGAAGGTTTTTGCCCGTCAACTCAATACTCTGGGCTTCGATAAAGTTAAGGTGCTCGACCCGCACAGCGATGCGGCGGGGGCAGCGATTGATAATTTTGTCGCTATCCCGCAGGAAGTCTGCCTGCTGCACAGTCCCACGCTGGCACGTCAGTTTCAGCAGCAGGCGTTAATGCTGGTTGCCCCGGATGCGGGCGCACTGAAAAAAATAGACGCGGTTGCCAGAGCGACAGGGGCATCTGAATACGCGGTATTAACGAAAAAACGCGATGTGGCGAGCGGCAATCTCACCGGTTTCGCGCTGGTCTCCGGCGATGTAAAGGGCAGGGATGTGCTGATTGTCGATGACCTGTGTGATGCCGGAGGGACGTTTATTGGCTCCGCGCAGGTCCTGCGCGATGCGGGCGCTCGCAGCGTCAGCCTGTACGTCACGCACGGTATCTTTTCTAAAGGCGTGGAAAATCTGCTTTCAAACGGGATCGACGCAATTTATACCACCACTTCGTTTACTTCACCCGCGCTTGCGCATCCGAACCTTGAACTGATTGATATCGCTGCTATTTACGGCGCTTAA
- the crp gene encoding cAMP-activated global transcriptional regulator CRP: MVLGKPQTDPTLEWFLSHCHIHKYPSKSTLIHQGEKAETLYYIVKGSVAVLIKDEEGKEMILSYLNQGDFIGELGLFEEGQERSAWVRAKTACEVAEISYKKFRQLIQVNPDILMRLSAQMARRLQVTSEKVGNLAFLDVTGRIAQTLLNLAKQPDAMTHPDGMQIKITRQEIGQIVGCSRETVGRILKMLEDQSLISAHGKTIVVYGTR, encoded by the coding sequence ATGGTGCTTGGCAAACCGCAAACAGACCCGACTCTCGAATGGTTCTTGTCTCATTGCCACATACATAAGTACCCTTCAAAGAGCACGCTGATTCACCAGGGTGAAAAAGCGGAGACGCTGTATTACATCGTCAAAGGCTCCGTGGCAGTGCTGATTAAAGACGAGGAAGGGAAAGAGATGATCCTTTCTTATCTCAACCAGGGCGATTTTATCGGTGAACTGGGCCTATTCGAAGAGGGCCAGGAACGTAGCGCCTGGGTGCGTGCAAAAACCGCCTGTGAAGTCGCGGAAATCTCCTACAAAAAATTCCGTCAGCTGATCCAGGTGAATCCGGATATCCTGATGCGCCTTTCCGCACAGATGGCACGCCGTTTACAGGTGACGTCCGAAAAAGTGGGCAACCTTGCTTTCCTCGACGTCACCGGTCGTATTGCGCAGACGCTGCTTAACCTGGCGAAACAGCCGGACGCCATGACCCACCCGGATGGTATGCAGATCAAAATCACCCGTCAGGAGATCGGCCAGATCGTCGGTTGCTCTCGTGAAACGGTGGGCCGCATCCTCAAAATGCTGGAAGACCAGAGCCTGATCTCCGCGCACGGTAAAACTATCGTCGTCTACGGCACTCGCTAA
- a CDS encoding NUDIX hydrolase: MTTEAEYLKNYDASRFPSPLVTVDSVLFTLHQSELCVLLVERASQPQLGCWGLPGGFIDIAGDASTRDTALRKLTEKTGVSPSWLEQLDTFSGPDRDPRGWSLTVSWFALISWVDCAPHIETVSDAKWIPVQALSRYQLAFDHAAIVQAGLHRLRQKTMYSLLPVYCLPEHFTHAQLQEATEIILGQPIQRKSLIRRIEASGMLEETGESIATGARKARLWRRKPGVDIHLFSRNLLAE, translated from the coding sequence ATGACGACAGAAGCGGAATACCTGAAAAATTACGACGCCAGCCGTTTTCCATCGCCGCTGGTAACGGTCGATAGCGTGCTTTTTACCCTTCATCAGAGCGAACTTTGCGTGCTGCTGGTTGAGCGAGCCAGCCAGCCGCAACTGGGCTGCTGGGGGTTACCGGGAGGCTTTATTGATATCGCTGGCGATGCCTCCACGCGGGATACCGCGCTGCGCAAGCTGACGGAAAAAACGGGGGTGTCGCCATCGTGGCTGGAACAACTCGATACTTTTTCCGGCCCGGATCGCGACCCGCGCGGCTGGAGCCTGACGGTAAGCTGGTTTGCGCTGATATCCTGGGTGGACTGCGCGCCGCATATTGAGACCGTCAGCGATGCGAAGTGGATCCCGGTGCAGGCGCTTTCCCGCTATCAACTGGCGTTCGATCATGCCGCGATTGTACAGGCGGGCCTGCATCGCCTGCGGCAGAAGACCATGTATTCGCTGCTTCCCGTCTACTGTTTGCCTGAACACTTTACGCATGCGCAGCTCCAGGAAGCCACGGAGATCATTCTCGGACAGCCAATCCAGCGCAAAAGTCTGATCCGCCGTATTGAAGCGTCCGGTATGCTGGAGGAAACCGGCGAGAGCATCGCCACTGGCGCGCGTAAAGCCCGATTGTGGCGGCGCAAGCCCGGCGTGGATATTCATCTTTTTTCCCGCAATTTGCTGGCTGAATAA
- a CDS encoding nicotinate phosphoribosyltransferase, with protein MKMNPILAIDGYKVSHRVQYPQGTTKVYSNFTPRSDRFFQSPLADGKLVFFGLQGFMQWFLVDLFNDAFFSRPEDEVVNEYKQVMDSYLGRDAVAVDHIRTLHRTGYLPLHIKALDEGSKVPMKVPVLTITNTRDDAFWLVNYLETVLSAELWKASTNATIAHHYRKICEKWAAKTCSDLSHLDFQCHDFSFRGMAGLQDTMQAGSGHLLSFKGTDSIPSILYARDYYTEGEEYFIGASIPATEHSVMCMGQHEGEIETFRRLIADLYPQGFVSIVSDTWDYWRVLTEYTRELKSLIMNREGRVVFRPDSGDPVDILCGTGADDDTRAERSPEEKGSVEVLWEIFGGTVNEKGYKVLDPHVGLIYGDSITLERANEILRRLEAKGFASSNVVFGIGSFTYQYNTRDTFGFAMKATWGQVNGEGRTIFKEPKTDNGMKRSARGLLRVERDSQGELVLHDEQTWEQEQEGELKIRFLDGKLFNREHFEQIRHRLAAQG; from the coding sequence ATGAAAATGAACCCCATTCTGGCTATCGATGGCTACAAAGTTTCGCACCGCGTGCAGTATCCGCAGGGCACCACGAAGGTTTACTCCAATTTTACGCCGCGCAGCGATCGCTTTTTTCAGTCTCCGCTTGCCGATGGCAAGCTGGTGTTCTTCGGTTTACAGGGCTTTATGCAGTGGTTCCTGGTCGATCTGTTTAACGATGCCTTTTTCTCCCGTCCGGAAGATGAGGTGGTGAATGAGTACAAACAGGTGATGGACAGTTATCTGGGACGCGACGCCGTCGCTGTCGATCACATCCGCACGTTGCACCGTACCGGCTATCTTCCACTGCACATTAAAGCGCTGGATGAGGGCAGCAAAGTACCGATGAAGGTGCCGGTTCTGACGATCACCAATACCCGTGACGATGCCTTCTGGCTGGTGAACTACCTGGAAACCGTGCTCTCCGCCGAGCTGTGGAAAGCCTCAACCAACGCCACGATTGCGCACCATTACCGTAAGATTTGTGAAAAATGGGCGGCGAAAACCTGTAGCGATCTCTCGCACCTGGATTTTCAGTGCCACGACTTTTCTTTCCGCGGGATGGCCGGTTTACAGGACACGATGCAGGCGGGCAGCGGTCATCTGTTGAGCTTCAAAGGCACTGACAGCATTCCGTCTATCCTGTATGCGCGGGATTACTACACCGAAGGCGAAGAGTACTTTATTGGCGCGAGCATCCCGGCGACGGAACACAGCGTGATGTGCATGGGCCAGCATGAAGGCGAGATTGAGACGTTTCGTCGTCTGATTGCCGACCTCTATCCGCAGGGATTTGTCTCCATCGTGTCTGATACTTGGGACTACTGGCGCGTATTGACCGAATATACCCGCGAACTGAAATCGTTGATTATGAACCGCGAAGGGCGCGTGGTATTTCGTCCTGACAGCGGCGACCCGGTAGACATTCTTTGCGGCACCGGGGCGGATGACGACACGCGTGCTGAGCGTAGCCCGGAAGAAAAAGGCTCGGTAGAAGTGCTGTGGGAGATTTTCGGCGGCACGGTGAATGAGAAAGGCTATAAAGTCCTCGACCCGCACGTGGGGCTGATTTACGGCGATTCCATTACTCTGGAGCGGGCGAATGAGATCCTGCGCCGTCTGGAAGCAAAAGGTTTCGCCAGTTCTAACGTGGTATTTGGCATCGGCTCCTTTACCTATCAGTACAACACCCGTGACACCTTCGGTTTTGCAATGAAAGCCACCTGGGGACAGGTGAACGGCGAAGGGCGCACTATTTTCAAAGAGCCGAAAACCGATAACGGTATGAAACGTTCCGCCCGCGGCCTGCTGCGCGTTGAGCGTGATTCGCAGGGAGAGCTGGTGCTTCATGACGAGCAAACTTGGGAGCAGGAACAGGAAGGCGAGCTGAAAATCCGTTTTCTCGACGGTAAGCTTTTCAACCGCGAACATTTTGAACAGATCCGTCATCGTCTGGCGGCACAAGGTTAA
- a CDS encoding phosphoribulokinase has translation MSAKHPVIAVTGSSGAGTTTTSLAFRKIFSQLNLHAAEVEGDSFHRYTRPEMDMAIRKARDLGRHISYFGPEANDFGLLEHTFIEYGHSGTGQARKYLHTYDEAVPWNQIPGTFTPWQPLPEPTDVLFYEGLHGGVVTPQHDVARHVDLLVGVVPIVNLEWIQKLIRDTSERGHSREAVMDSVVRSMEDYINFITPQFSRTHINFQRVPTVDTSNPFAAKGIPSLDESFVVIHFRNLEGIDFPWLLAMLQGSFISHINTLVVPGGKMGLAMELIMLPLVQRLMEGKKIE, from the coding sequence ATGTCTGCCAAACATCCGGTGATTGCGGTAACGGGTTCCAGCGGTGCGGGAACCACTACCACCAGTCTCGCCTTCCGTAAGATTTTTTCCCAGCTCAACCTGCATGCGGCGGAAGTCGAAGGGGATAGTTTTCATCGCTATACCCGCCCGGAAATGGACATGGCGATCCGTAAGGCGCGCGATCTGGGTCGGCATATCAGCTATTTCGGCCCCGAAGCCAACGACTTTGGCCTGCTGGAACACACGTTTATTGAATATGGTCATTCCGGTACAGGCCAGGCGCGAAAGTATCTGCATACCTATGACGAAGCCGTGCCGTGGAACCAGATACCGGGCACGTTTACCCCATGGCAACCGCTGCCGGAACCGACCGACGTGCTGTTTTACGAGGGATTGCACGGCGGCGTGGTCACCCCGCAGCACGATGTCGCACGCCATGTCGATTTGCTGGTGGGCGTGGTGCCGATTGTTAACCTCGAATGGATCCAGAAGCTCATTCGCGATACCAGCGAACGCGGACACTCCCGCGAGGCGGTGATGGACTCGGTGGTGCGTTCAATGGAGGATTACATTAACTTCATTACGCCGCAGTTTTCGCGCACGCATATTAACTTTCAGCGGGTGCCGACCGTCGACACCTCCAACCCGTTCGCCGCGAAAGGCATCCCGTCGCTGGATGAAAGCTTTGTCGTTATTCATTTTCGCAATCTGGAAGGGATCGATTTCCCGTGGCTGCTGGCGATGCTTCAGGGATCGTTTATTTCCCATATCAATACCCTGGTGGTGCCCGGCGGAAAAATGGGGCTGGCGATGGAGCTGATTATGCTGCCGCTGGTGCAGCGGCTGATGGAAGGCAAAAAAATAGAATAA
- the pabA gene encoding aminodeoxychorismate synthase component 2 encodes MLLIIDNYDSFTWNLFQYFSELGAEVLVRRNDELTLAELAALNPRRIVISPGPCTPDEAGISLETIRCYAGRLPILGVCLGHQAIAQAFGATIVRAANVMHGKTSPVTHNGSGVFCGLNNPLTVTRYHSLVIDPPTLPACFEVTAWSDTQEIMGIRHQEWDLEGVQFHPESILSEQGHQLLANFLHR; translated from the coding sequence ATGCTGCTCATCATCGACAACTACGATTCTTTTACCTGGAACCTGTTTCAGTACTTCAGTGAACTGGGGGCTGAGGTGCTGGTGCGCCGCAATGACGAGCTAACGCTGGCAGAACTTGCCGCGCTTAATCCGCGCAGGATTGTTATTTCCCCCGGTCCCTGTACGCCGGATGAAGCGGGTATTTCGCTGGAAACGATCCGCTGCTATGCGGGCAGATTGCCTATTCTTGGCGTTTGCCTCGGTCATCAGGCCATTGCCCAGGCATTTGGGGCGACCATTGTGCGGGCGGCAAACGTCATGCACGGCAAAACCTCGCCGGTCACGCATAACGGCAGCGGCGTATTTTGCGGGCTAAATAATCCGCTGACCGTAACGCGCTATCATTCGCTGGTGATCGATCCGCCGACGCTGCCGGCATGCTTCGAGGTGACCGCCTGGAGTGACACGCAGGAGATTATGGGTATCCGGCATCAGGAATGGGATCTGGAAGGCGTACAGTTTCACCCGGAGAGTATCCTCAGCGAGCAGGGGCATCAGCTGCTGGCTAATTTCCTCCATCGCTGA
- a CDS encoding aspartate aminotransferase family protein has translation MATEQPAITRATFDEVILPIYAPAEFIPVKGLGSRVWDQQGKEYVDFAGGIAVTALGHCHPALVDALKTQGETLWHTSNVFTNEPALRLGRKIVDATFAERVVFMNSGTEANETAFKLARHYACVRHSPFKSKIIAFHNAFHGRSLFTVSVGGQPKYSDGFGPKPADIIHVPFNDLHAVKAVMDDHTCAVVVEPIQGEGGVTAATPEFLQGLRDLCDQHQALLVFDEVQCGMGRTGDLFAYMHYGVTPDILTSAKALGGGFPISAMLTTHEIASAFHAGSHGSTYGGNPLACAVAGAAFDIINTPEVLNGVNAKRQRFVEHLQQMNEKYALFSDIRGMGLLIGAELKPQFKGRARDFLYAAADEGVMVLNAGPDVMRFAPSLVVDEADIDEGMQRFAQAVEHLVNA, from the coding sequence ATGGCAACTGAACAACCGGCAATAACGCGCGCAACGTTTGATGAAGTGATCCTGCCGATTTATGCACCGGCGGAGTTTATTCCGGTTAAAGGGCTGGGTAGCCGGGTGTGGGATCAGCAGGGCAAAGAGTACGTTGATTTCGCAGGCGGGATTGCGGTGACCGCGCTGGGGCACTGTCATCCGGCGCTGGTGGACGCGCTGAAAACGCAGGGCGAGACGCTGTGGCACACCAGTAACGTGTTTACCAATGAGCCTGCGCTGCGTCTCGGACGTAAGATTGTCGATGCCACCTTTGCCGAGCGCGTAGTGTTTATGAACTCCGGCACGGAAGCGAACGAGACCGCCTTTAAGCTGGCGCGTCATTATGCCTGCGTGCGCCACAGTCCGTTCAAAAGCAAAATCATTGCCTTTCATAACGCCTTTCACGGTCGCTCGCTGTTTACCGTCTCCGTCGGTGGACAGCCGAAATACTCCGACGGCTTTGGACCAAAACCGGCGGATATTATTCACGTGCCATTTAACGATCTGCATGCGGTAAAAGCGGTGATGGACGATCACACCTGCGCCGTGGTCGTTGAGCCAATCCAGGGCGAAGGCGGCGTGACGGCAGCGACGCCGGAATTTCTGCAAGGCCTGCGCGACCTGTGCGATCAACATCAGGCGCTGCTGGTATTTGACGAAGTGCAGTGCGGGATGGGCCGTACCGGCGATCTGTTTGCCTATATGCACTATGGCGTCACGCCGGATATTCTTACCAGCGCCAAAGCGCTGGGCGGCGGCTTCCCGATCAGCGCCATGCTGACCACTCACGAGATTGCCAGCGCTTTTCACGCCGGATCGCACGGTTCGACCTACGGCGGCAACCCGCTGGCCTGCGCCGTGGCAGGTGCGGCGTTCGATATCATCAATACGCCGGAGGTTCTTAACGGCGTGAACGCTAAGCGCCAGCGGTTTGTTGAGCATTTGCAGCAAATGAATGAGAAATACGCGCTGTTCAGCGATATTCGCGGAATGGGGCTATTGATCGGTGCCGAGCTGAAACCGCAATTTAAAGGCCGGGCGCGGGATTTCCTGTACGCCGCCGCAGACGAAGGCGTGATGGTGCTTAACGCCGGACCTGACGTTATGCGCTTCGCCCCGTCGCTGGTGGTGGATGAGGCCGATATTGACGAAGGGATGCAACGTTTTGCGCAGGCGGTAGAGCACCTCGTTAACGCTTAG
- a CDS encoding YheU family protein produces MIIPWQDLAPETLDSLIESFVLREGTDYGEHERSLEQKVADVKHQLKTGDAVLVWSELHETVNIMPRKQFRD; encoded by the coding sequence ATGATTATTCCCTGGCAGGATCTCGCGCCTGAAACCCTCGATAGCCTGATCGAAAGCTTTGTCTTGCGTGAAGGCACTGATTATGGTGAACATGAGCGTTCGCTCGAGCAAAAAGTCGCCGACGTTAAACATCAGCTTAAAACGGGCGATGCCGTGCTGGTGTGGTCTGAACTGCATGAGACGGTCAACATCATGCCTCGCAAGCAGTTCCGCGACTAA
- a CDS encoding OsmC family protein, with protein MQARVKWVEGLTFLGESASGHQILMDGNSGDKAPSPMEMVLMAAGGCSAIDVVSILQKGRQAVTNCEVKLTSERREEAPRLFTHINLHFMVTGQDLKESAVARAVDLSAEKYCSVALMLGKAVNITHSYEVVAG; from the coding sequence ATGCAAGCGCGAGTGAAATGGGTTGAAGGGTTAACGTTTCTGGGTGAGTCGGCTTCCGGGCACCAGATTTTGATGGACGGTAACTCCGGTGATAAAGCGCCCAGCCCGATGGAAATGGTGCTGATGGCCGCGGGAGGATGCAGCGCAATCGACGTGGTGTCGATCCTGCAAAAAGGGCGTCAGGCGGTGACAAACTGTGAGGTTAAACTGACGTCTGAACGCCGTGAAGAGGCCCCTCGTTTATTTACCCATATCAATTTGCACTTTATGGTTACGGGGCAGGATCTGAAAGAGAGCGCCGTCGCCCGCGCGGTCGATCTTTCTGCGGAGAAATATTGCTCTGTGGCGTTGATGCTGGGTAAAGCGGTGAATATTACCCATTCGTATGAGGTAGTCGCAGGGTAG
- a CDS encoding YccS/YhfK family putative transporter, with product MWRRLIYHPEVNYALRQTLVLCLPVATGLIIGHLQYGLLFSLVPACCNIAGLDTPHKRFFKRLIIGGSLFAGSSLAVQLLLAQGAPLPLVLTALALILGVTAEISPLHARLLPASLIAAIFTLSLAGSVPVWEPMLLYATGTVWYGLFNWFWFWLWREQPLRESLSLLYRQLADYCETKYSMLTQHADPEKALPPLLARQQKTVDLITQCYQQLYMLSEKKHHNYRRLRWMFQMALDLQEHISVSLHQPEEVQKLVEQSHAEAVIRWNAQTVSARLRVMADDILYHHYSGRFNMEKQIGALEKIARQNPDNPVGQFCAWHFSRIARVLKTLRPLYPRDLMADRQRRLPLWSALKNYLSLKSPALRTSARLSVMLSIASLAGSVLHLPKPYWILMTIMFVTQNGYGATRVRILHRTLGTLVGLVIAGATLHFKVPDGFTLCAMLVITIASYLILRKNYGWAMIGFTVTAVYTLQLINLNGEQFILPRMIDTALGCLIAFGGMVWLWPQWQSGLLRQNAHGALEADQEALRLILSNDPQAPTLAYQRMRVNQAHNTLFNSLNQAMQEPGFNTQYLADMKLWVTHSQFIVEHINAMTTLAREHNMLTPDLAERYLQSCEIAIQRCQQRLDSEGSGSAGNVNILEAPEGAPQGPLSTVERHLERILGHLNTMHTISSVAWRQRPHHGIWLSRASSGAKR from the coding sequence ATGTGGCGCAGGCTTATCTATCACCCGGAAGTGAACTACGCACTACGTCAAACGCTGGTGTTGTGTTTGCCCGTGGCTACAGGTCTGATTATCGGCCACCTCCAGTACGGTCTGCTATTTTCCCTGGTTCCCGCCTGCTGCAATATTGCCGGTCTTGATACACCGCATAAGCGTTTTTTTAAACGTCTGATTATTGGCGGTTCGCTGTTTGCTGGCAGTAGCCTTGCCGTTCAGCTTCTGCTGGCGCAGGGTGCGCCGCTGCCGCTGGTCCTGACCGCGCTGGCGCTGATACTCGGCGTTACGGCGGAGATCAGCCCTCTTCATGCACGCCTGCTTCCCGCTTCGTTAATTGCCGCTATCTTCACCCTGAGCCTGGCGGGTTCAGTGCCGGTGTGGGAGCCAATGCTCCTGTATGCGACCGGTACGGTCTGGTATGGCCTGTTTAACTGGTTCTGGTTCTGGCTGTGGCGCGAACAGCCGCTGCGCGAATCGCTAAGCCTGCTTTACCGACAGCTGGCGGACTACTGCGAGACTAAATACAGCATGCTGACCCAGCACGCCGATCCGGAAAAAGCGCTGCCGCCATTGCTGGCGCGTCAGCAAAAAACGGTGGATCTCATTACCCAGTGCTATCAGCAGCTCTATATGTTGTCGGAGAAAAAGCATCATAACTACCGGCGGCTGCGCTGGATGTTCCAGATGGCGCTGGATTTACAGGAGCATATCTCCGTCAGCCTGCACCAGCCGGAAGAGGTGCAAAAGCTGGTGGAGCAAAGCCACGCGGAAGCGGTGATCCGCTGGAATGCGCAGACCGTGTCTGCTCGCCTGCGCGTGATGGCGGATGACATCCTTTATCACCACTATTCCGGGCGCTTCAATATGGAGAAACAAATTGGCGCGCTGGAGAAAATCGCCCGGCAGAATCCGGATAATCCCGTCGGCCAGTTTTGCGCCTGGCACTTTAGCCGCATCGCCCGCGTGCTGAAAACGCTGCGTCCGCTTTATCCGCGCGATTTAATGGCCGATCGTCAGCGTCGTCTGCCCTTGTGGTCGGCGCTCAAAAACTATTTATCACTGAAATCTCCCGCGCTGCGTACGTCGGCCCGTCTTAGCGTGATGCTCAGCATCGCCAGCCTGGCAGGAAGCGTGCTGCATCTGCCCAAGCCCTACTGGATCTTAATGACCATTATGTTCGTGACGCAAAACGGCTATGGTGCGACGCGAGTGCGGATCCTGCACCGAACGCTGGGCACGCTGGTCGGGCTGGTGATTGCGGGCGCGACCCTGCACTTTAAGGTGCCGGATGGTTTTACCCTCTGCGCGATGCTGGTGATTACCATTGCCAGCTATTTGATCCTGCGAAAAAATTACGGCTGGGCGATGATTGGTTTTACCGTCACCGCCGTGTATACCCTTCAGCTTATTAACCTCAACGGTGAACAGTTTATTCTGCCGCGGATGATCGATACCGCGCTGGGCTGCCTGATCGCCTTTGGCGGAATGGTCTGGCTGTGGCCACAGTGGCAAAGCGGCCTGCTGCGGCAGAATGCCCACGGTGCGCTGGAAGCGGATCAGGAGGCGCTGCGTCTGATTTTAAGCAACGATCCGCAGGCACCCACGCTCGCGTATCAGCGGATGCGGGTAAATCAGGCGCACAATACCTTATTTAACTCACTGAACCAGGCGATGCAGGAGCCGGGTTTTAATACGCAGTATCTGGCCGACATGAAACTCTGGGTCACCCACAGCCAGTTTATCGTCGAGCATATTAACGCGATGACGACGCTTGCTCGCGAGCATAATATGCTGACGCCGGATCTGGCGGAACGCTATCTGCAATCCTGTGAAATTGCCATTCAACGCTGCCAGCAGCGTCTTGATTCGGAAGGGTCGGGAAGCGCAGGGAATGTAAACATTCTGGAAGCACCGGAGGGCGCGCCGCAAGGCCCGCTCAGCACCGTGGAACGGCATCTTGAGCGCATACTCGGGCATCTGAACACCATGCATACTATCTCTTCAGTCGCATGGCGTCAGCGCCCGCATCACGGGATCTGGCTGAGCAGAGCGTCCAGCGGCGCTAAGCGTTAA